The Persephonella atlantica region CTCCTTTTAAGGTTTTTTTAACATATCCTGAACAAACTTAGGGAGTGCAAAAAGACAATCAAATATTTTATCACAGAAATATCTCGTTTCCAATCTGTCTATACGGCTTTTATTCACAGAAGCAGATGACACATCAACATAATCTGATGCTATCGTAAAACTCCACATACCTGAAGGGTATGTAGGAACATAAGCAAGATAAACACCTACATTCCTGAAAACCTTTGTTATCTGCGAGTATGCCTTTTTAAAGTAATTTTCCTGAAGAACAGGTGACTCTGTCTGTGCCACCATTATTCCATCTTTTCTTAAAGATTGTTTCACTTTTTTGTAGAAATCTTCACTAAACAGAACCTCAGAAGCACCTACCGGGTCTGAAGAGTCCATAATTATCACATCGTAATAATCTTTTTTTTCTTCTAAAAACCTGTTGCCATCTTCTATAAATATCTTTACTCTCGGATCTTTCAACTTACCTGCTATAGATGGGAAATATTTTTCAGAAACAATAATAACTTCTTCATCTATTTCACACAGGTGGACTTCTTTGACAGTTTCATGCTTTAGAACTTCTCTTACTGTTCCTCCATCTCCTCCACCTATGACCAGAACTCTTTCAGGTTTTTTGTGCATAAGCATTGCAGGGTGGGCAAGCATTTCGTGGTATATAAACTCATCTTTTTCCGTTGTTTGTATTAATCCATCAAGAACTAACATCTTTCCAAATTCCGGCGTGTCTAAAATTAGAATCTCCTGATATTTTGACTGTATCCTTTTAACTTCTGTTGCCCTTACTGTAAGTCCAACATTTTCTGTCCAGTGTTCTGTAAACCAGAGCATATATCTCCTCCTACGGTCTTACTATTACACATCTATAACCTTTTGGTACGTATTTTTTCCACACATTGTATATATCATGTTTAGAAACTTTATTAATCTCTTCTGGATATAAACTGTCCATCTGATAGCCTAAACCTATTGTCTCAAACCAGCCTAAATACCATGCCTGTTTGGCTCTCGTTTGATGTTCAAGAAGAAAATGTCCTATTATCTTTTCTTTTGCTGTTTTCAGTTCTTCGTCAGTTATTCCTTTTTCAATACTTCTCACAACCTTTACTATACCTTTTACAGACTCTTCTGTTTTTTCTGGAGCTGTTCCTATGTAGGCTATAAATCTTCCCATATTTATCCGTGTGGGAAAAAATGAGCCTACTGCATAGGCAAGTCCCCTTTTTTCCCTGAGCTCCTGAAACAGTCTTGATGTAAATCCACTTCCTAAAATTCCATTAAGAACCTTCATACTGAAGTAATCTTTTGAACCTGCCTCTGGAGCGTCGTATGCAACAAGTATCGTTGACTGGGCACCTTCTCTTTTTACAGTTTTACACTTTTTACCTGTGATGGTATAGGAATAAATGGGAAATCTGTAATCTGACCTTTTTAATGCTCCAAATACTTTCTTTATATAAACTTCTGCATCTTTATATGAGAGGTCTCCCACTAATGCAACAACAAATCTTCCTCCTTTAAGCAGTTCTTTCCATCTTTTCCTGACATCCTTTACAGTTATTGAGTTTACGTCATCTTCTGTTCCAAGAGGAGAGTACTGATAGGGAGTCCCTCTGTACATCTCTTTCCTCAGCTGGTCAAAGGCATAGGAAAATCCTTCTTCCCTTTTTGCCTTTATCTGAGCAATTACATTTCTTTTTTCCATCTCTAATTTTTCTTCAGGAAACAGAGGATTAAACATCATATCTTTTATTACTTTCATTCCCTTTTGAAAGTCTTCTGTCCTGAGGGCAAACTCAATGGTTGAGTATTCTTCTCCTACAGAGGTAGATATATAACCTCCACTATCTTCAAATACTTTATTAATCTCATATGCAGAAAAATTTTTTGAACCTTTAAGCAGAAGGGAAAGGGTAAGATTTGTCAGTCCCTTTTTTCCCTCAGGATCCTCAAAAGAACCACCTTTAATAAACACAGCCCCTGCGATAATCCCTTCGCCTTCCGTTTCTTTAAAAATTACCGTAACACCATTACTCAAAACATTTTTAATCACACTTTCTCCCCCTGAAGAAGGATGAAAAAAAAGTAGTAGAAAAAATACGGCTTGAAAACTCAACAATTTAAGATAACTTTTATTCACCATAAAACCTTCATCATTTGTGATAATATTTATTTTAAATCAAAAAATATAAAAAGAGGTGCTGAAGTTGTTTGAACTGTTGACAGAAAAATTCAGCAGTGTTGTTGAAAAACTCAGAAAGGCCAAAAGGCTTGATGAAAAAACTATAGAAGAAGCCCTTAAGGATATAAGAAGGGCACTGTTAGAAGCAGATGTTAACATTGAAGTGGTAAAACAGTTTTTAAACGATGTTAAACAGAAATTAGTCGGTCAGGAGCTTATAAAAGGTCTCTCAGCAGGAGAGACAGTAATAAAACTGATATACGATGAGCTCCTGAATATCTTAGGTGAAGAATCTCCTCTAAGTCGTTCTGAAAAACCTCCAACAGTAATTATGCTTGTAGGACTTCAGGGAACAGGTAAAACAACAACAGCAGGTAAACTTGCAAAATGGCTAAAATCAAAAGGTTATGCTGTAGGTGTAGTTTCAACAGACGTAAGAAGACCTGCCGCAGGAAAACAGCTGTGCACCCTTGCACAGACAATAGATGTTCCATGCTTCATTGATGAGGAAGAAAAAGATGCAGTTAAGCTGACAGAAAAGGTTATCCGGAAAGCAAGGGATGCAGGTCTCTCCCATATCATACTAGACACAGCTGGTAGACTCCACATTGATGAAGAGCTTATGGAAGAACTTGTAAAGATAAAAGAAAAAGTGAACCCTGCAGAGGTACTGTATGTTGCAGATGCAATGCAGGGACAGGATGCCATAAATACAGCAGAAGAGTTCCACAAAAGAGTTGGACTGACAGGAGTAATACTGACAAAGTTAGATGGTGATGCAAAGGGTGGTATAGCACTGTCTGTAAGAAAAGTAATAGGTGTTCCAATAAAGTTTATAGGTGTTGGTGAGAAGATAGAGGATTTTGAGCAGTTCCACCCAGACAGAATAGCCCAGAGAATCCTTGGCCTTGGAGATATTCAGACATTAATGGAAAAAATGCAGGCTGCTGTTGATGAAGAAAAAGCCCAGGAGATGGCAAAAAGGGTTATGAATGCAGAGTTTACCCTTGACGACCTGAAAGAACAGCTCCAGATGATAAGGAATTTAGGTCCTTTAGAAAACATTTTAAAAATGATACCGGGAGTGGGCTCAAAGATAAAAGATTTAAAAGTAGATGAAAAACAGTTTATAAAGATAGAAGCCATAATAAACTCTATGACTCCTGAAGAAAGAGCTAATCCACACATAATAAACGGAAGTAGAAAAAGAAGAATAGCCAGAGGTAGCGGAACAACAATAGTTGATGTTAACAGACTGCTGAAACAGTATAAAGAGATGAAAAAAATGATGAAAAAAATGAAAAAATCTGGTAAAATGAAACTTCCCTTTAATATGCCTAATTTACCATTTTAAAAATAGGAGGTAGTAAAAACTTGGTAAGAATTAGACTTTCAAGAGCAGGAAGAAAGAAACATCCCGTTTACAGAATGGTTGTTATGGACAGCAGAGCTCCAAGGGAATCTAAATATATTGATTACATAGGAACATACGACCCTATTTTAAAAACAGGAAACATTAATGTGGAAAAAGCTAAAGAATGGCTTGCAAAAGGAGCACAACCTACAGAAAGGGCTCTCAAAATTTTAAAACAGTTTGGATTGGAAGAACAAACATCAAAAGCAGAATAAGCAGAAACTGAAAACCAAAAACGGAGGGAAAGTCAGATGAGCAAATTACAGGAACTGGTTGAGTTCGTGGCAAAATCACTTGTTGACCATCCAGAAAAGGTGGAAGTGAAAGAGATCGAAGGGGAAAAAACTACCGTTATTGAGCTAAAAGTAGCTCCTGAAGACCTTGGAAAAGTTATTGGAAGGCAGGGAAGAACTGCAAGAGCAGTAAGAACACTTTTAGCAGCAGTTGCAAGAAAACAAAACAAAAGAGCAGTATTAGAAATATTAGAATAAATAGTATGGGGAGATTTTGCTCCCCATTTATCTGATACATTTTCTGACGTAATCAGCATTCTTCAAACGTATATTTATCTCCCTTCCTTCATCTTCTGTTATAAAAAAATCAAGAATTAATATAGGAGTGTTCTCTATTTCATACATACTTTCATCAGGCCATTCAACAATAACAAGCCCATTATCTAAAACATCAGAGAGATCAAACTGCTTGACTCTGTAAAGGTCAATATGATAAATGGGAAATCTATCTGTCTCATATACATTCATAATGGAAAACGTTGGAGAATTTACATCTTCACCAGCTTCAGAGTCTATAGAAGAAACAAGAAATTTAGTAAATGTTGTCTTACCTGAGCCTAAATCACCTGTTAGAAGAATAAGCTCATTTCCTTTTAAACAGGAAGATAGAGTTGAAGCAAACTGTTTTAGCTGATCAGGGGATTTTATTTTTATGCGTTTTTCAAACATACATCATATTTTATCACAAGAGCCCCTTCCGGGGCTCCATAATTAATCGTGTATTTTCAGTTTAGGTTTTGGTGTGTCTTTTGATGATGCAGGCAGGACAGGTACTGTTCTTGCAGATTCTGGAATTTCTCCTGTTAAGGATTTGAGAAATGCAACAATCTTGTCTATTTCATCATGGGACAGTTTTATACCAAGCTGTGTTTCTCCCATTATCCTTACAGCTTCTTTTAAATCCCATACAGATCCATCATGGAAGTATGGATACGTCATAGCGATATTTCTAAGAGATGGAACTTTAAATACATACTTATCTTCCTCTTTTTTGGTTACCTTGTATTTACCCATATCTGGTGTTGGATACGGTTTTACTATGCCAAACTTTGCAAACATCTCTCCACCAACAGCAACACCGTTATGACAGCTTGCACATCCTTTGTCTATAAACAGTCTTAATCCTTCTTTCTCTTTTTTGGTAAGAGCATTTGTATCGCCTTTAAGGAACTTATCAAATCTTGATGGGGTTACAAGTGTCCTTTCAAATGCAGCTATTGCTTTAGCAACATTATCGTATGTGATTGGGTCATTTCCACCAAACACCTTCTTGAACTCTTTAACGTATCCAGGTATAGTTTTCAGCTTTAAAACTACAAATTCAGGATTTGGCATTGCCATCTCAACATGGGCAAGTATTGGACCCTTTGCCTGATCTTCAAGAGTTTTAGCCCTTCCATCCCAGAACTGGGCAATATGGAATCCAGCATTCAGCACTGTAGGAGAGTTTCTTCCTCCTGTTTTAAACTCATGACCTAAAGCTGTTGGGACATTATCAACACCAAATGTGGCAAGGTTATGACATGTATTACAGCTAATAACACCACTGAGGGAAAGTCTCGGATCGTAATACAGCTTTTTCCCCAATTCTACTTTTTCAGCTGTTGTAGGATTGTCCTTAGGTGCTGGAATTTCCTTTGGGAGAGGTTTAAAGTAGTTTTTAGCTTTGTTTAACAGGTCTGTATCAGATGCAACTGCCGAAACAGAAGCCACAGCCACAGACAGTAAAGCAAATTTCAAGATTCTCATTGCAAGCCTCCTTTAATGATAATTATTACTGATAATTATAAAGAGGCTTTACGGCTATGTCAATATGATATTCATCATCAAGCTATTAATCCTCTGGCTGGTCGTACTCGAATTCTATTTCTTGCTTCGGAATAACTGTAGTTATAGCATGCTTATAGATAAGAACCTGTCTGGGACCCTCTTTTATGAGAATAGTAAACGGATCAAAATATCTGATTTTCCCTTCAAGTTTTACACCGTTAACAAGATAGATGTTTACCCTTACCTTCGCCTTCCTTATTGCATTGAGGAACTGTTCCTGCAGTCTTCCTTTTTTCTTTGCCATTTTTCCACCTCTTTTAGTGTATTACTGCTCTATATAATCTATCTGCTAATTTCTGTATATCTTTATATTTTACTAACTTTGTCTTCCACCGTGCAGGAATACTTTCCTCACCATTGTAAGCCCCTGCAAAGGCTCCCGTTATTAATCCAATTGCATCAGTATCACCGCCGTAATTTCCGTAGGAGTTTACAGCATTTATTACAGCAGTTTCTGTATCTTCTGGAGTTTTCAAGAATATAAATAGAGCCTGAGATACAGCTTCCAATGCATAGGAGCCGTTTCCTATCTCATCAATTGCATCTTCATAAGATGCATCTTTCTCTATAAGGGCTTTTACCCTATCAAGATAAAACTTTGATTCCTCTCTCTGCACAAATGTCTTTAAAAGCTCAATAAAGTATCCGTACTCTTCATCAAGATAAAATCTTCCCTGAAGCAATTCTCCTATAGCAACAGCAAGAATAGATGCTGAATCCAGAGCTATCTCGTTTCTATGGGTTAGCATAACAACAGCTTTTGTTCCCTCTACTGCCAGAATAGGATTCGTATAGTGATACATGCCTACAGGTATAGCTGGAAGGACTCCTTCAACAGAAGAACCTCCTCTGCTAATTTCTCTTCCCTCTTTTAATGCCTCAATTCCCACTAAGAACGAAGGGTCAACATAGCTGTGGGTTTCTTCCCTTTCATACCAGTCTATGTATCTTTCAATAATGTCCCTTATGTCTAATCTTCTTTTTTCAGCAAGGGACTGGGCAACCATCTCAACAATCTCAAACTCACTGGAATTTTCTCCCTTTTTTAGAAAGGAAGCAGGTGAAGCCGGATGAGGTTCGCATAATTCCGTTATTTTATCACCGTAGTGTAGTATAATCTCATCCATTGGGAGTTCTTCCACACACATACCCATTGAGTCTCCAACAGCAGCTCCAACAAGGACGCCTCTGAATCTGTTTTTCATCAGACCTAATCTCCTTCAGGTCTAAGTGTTGGGAACAGTATGACCTCTCTAATAGATGAGCTGTCTGTTAGCATCATAACAAGTCTGTCAATACCTATACCCTCCCCACCTGTTGGTGGAAGACCATACTCAAGAGCCATCAGGAAGTTTTCATCTATATCCATTGCCTCTTCATCACCTGCTGCCTTCTCTTTTAACTGCTGTAAAAATCTTTCTCTCTGGTCTTCTGGGTCGTTCAATTCTGTATATGCGTTGGCAATTTCCTGCTTGTTAACAATAAGCTCAAATCTTTCAACAAGGTCCGGGTCATCCCTGTGGGTTTTTGCAAGTGGAGAGAGTATTTTGGGAAAATCTGTAACAAATGTTGGCTGGATAAGGTCTTCTTCTATAAAGTGTTCAAACAGTTTATCAAGGAGTTTCAGATGTGTCAGGGTTTCAGCTTTTGGTATTCCTACTTCTTTTGCAAACTCTCTCGCACTATTTTCATCAAGGAAAAACTGTTTGTCCTTACCTGTTTTTTCTTTCAGTGCATCAAAAAACGGTAGTCTTCTGAATGGTTTTGAAAAGTCAAGCTCTACCCCTTCCCATGTTATCTTTAAAGTTCCTACAGTATCAAGGAGTATTTTCCTCATAAGCTCTTCTGTAAGCTCCATAAGGTCATAGTAATCCATATATGCAGCATAAAACTCAACCATTGTAAATTCTGGGTTGTGTGTTGTATCTATCCCTTCATTTCTGAAATTCCTTCCTATCTCATAAACCCTGTTAAACCCTCCAACAACAAGCATCTTCAGGTATAGCTCTGGGGCTATTCTGAGATACATATCCATGTCTAAAGCATTATGATGGGTAATAAATGGCCTTGCCATTGCACCAGAAGCAACAGACTGAAGAATTGGAGTTTCCACTTCCATAAAACCTTTTGACTCTAAAAATTCCCTCAGGCTTTTTATAGCTTTTGAACGGATTTTGAAAATCTCACGAGCTTTCGGGTTTGCTATAAGATCTATATACCTGTGTCTGTATCTCAGTTCAACATCTTTCAGACCGTGCCATTTTTCAGGTAATGCCCTTAGGGATTTAGCAAGGAGTTGAAAGTCTTTTACCTCAACAGTTAGTTCACCAGTCATGGTTCTGAAAAGTTCCCCCTTAACACCAACGATATCTCCAACGTCAAGTAACTCCATAGCCTGATTGTATTTTTCTTCCCCAAGCGTATCTTTTCTGAAGTAAATCTGTAGTTTCCCATCTGCGTCCTGTAGGTGTCCAAAAGCTGCTTTACCCTGGTCTCTCAGGGCAATCAGCCTTCCTGCCACTGATACACTCTCCCTCTGCGGGTCTATATCAAATCTGCTTTTTATCTGATAAACAGGTTCCCCCTCTTCAGATAATTTTTCTGCAAGAAGGGTGAGTTTACCATCTATCCTTTTTAGAATTCCTTCAAAAGTTATCTCCATATTTGGGGAGAATCTTCCTGCAGATTGAGGAATAATGACCTGTATCTCTACAGGTTCAGATAGGTCAGATAATCTTATTATGTATTTATCTTCTCTTTTTGAAACCCTTTTTATTTTTCCTTTTATTCTAAATTTTTCCTCAGGAACAGGTCTTTCATATTTTTTTCTTACACTATCAAGTGTTTCTGTAACCTCAAACTTATGAGGATATGGGTTAACACCTTCCTTTTTTAACATTTGTACTAATTTTTTTCTGCTCTCAATAACTTCTTCAGGCATTTATTACCTCCAAAAAGGATTAGAAACTATAATTATAATACAAACTACTCCCCACTACTGAAATACTTACCGTATCTATATCTAAATTCTCTGAACGTTAGTCCTAATATGTCAGCAGCTTTCGTTTTATTTCCTTCAGATACTTCCAGTGCCTTTTCTATAAGGGCTCTCTCTATATTTGAAAGCACTTTTTTTAGCTCTATACCTTCATCTGGAAATATCTTTACTGTAAACTTCTCTTCCGGATCATCTATATATATGGAGTTCATATTTGTTGAGCTAACAAATGGGATATTAAGTTCTTCTCCCTCTGACAGTATAACAGCTTTCTCAAGAATGTTTTTTAACTCTCTGATATTCCCTTTAAAATCGTAATGCATAAGGTAATTCAGAAATTCCGGTGAGATTTTTTTAATGTCTTTTTTATATTTGTTCTTTAGCTGTTTTAAAATGCTTTCTACAAGCAATGGAATATCTTCCCTCCTTTCTTTCAGGGAAGGCATTTTTATCGTAATGGTGGAAAGCCTGTAATACAAATCTTCTCTAAAACTTCCTTCATTTATCTCCTCTTCTAAATTCCTGTTTGTTGCAGATATTATCCTGACATCAACATCTATCTCCTTAACGCTCCCAAGAGGTCTTATCTTTCTGGTTTCTATAAATCTCAGCAGTTTTGCCTGTAAAGAAATAGGCATCTCCCCAATTTCATCAAGAAACAGAGTTCCTCCGTTTGCCTCTTCTATAAGTCCTTTCTTGTCTGATGTTGCTCCTGTAAATGCTCCCTTTCTGTAGCCAAATAGCTCTGACTCAAGCAGTTCTTCTGGTAGAGATGCACAGTTTATAGCAACAAAAGGCCTGTCTGCTCTGTTGCTCAGTTTGTGTATTGTCTTTGCCACAATTTCTTTACCTGTTCCGCTCTCTCCAACAATGAGAACATTAATATCGTACGGTGCTATTTTTTCAACAGTTTCCTTCACTATCTTTATAGCAGGAGATTTACCTATCAGTTCCTCAAACTTTTCATCTTTCTGTTCAGACAGTTTCTTTTCTAACTCTAACTTATTTTTTACATTTCTTATCAATAGTCTCAGCTCGTTCAGTTCAAATGGCTTTGATATGTAGTCATAGGCTCCCAACTTTATTGCCTCTACAGCTGTATCAGAAGACGCAAATGCTGTGATAATCACAACTTCTGTTTTTGGGTTTCTCTCTTTCATCTTTTTCAGAACATCTATACCAGAACAACCGGGAAGTCTTAGATCAACAAATGCGAGGTCATAATAGTTTTCCTCTATGAGATTGAAGGCAGAAGAACAATCTGATGCTTTTGATACAGTAAAACCAAACTCCTCAAGAAGTATCTCCATTATTTCCTGTATATTTTTTTCATCATCTACTACTATTGCTTTCATTTTCCCTCCCTACAGGAAAGATAAGAACAAACTTTGAACCCCCAAGCTCACTATCTTCAACAAATATACTTCCTCCATTTTCCATAACAACTTTTTTGGCTATTGCAAGACCCAAACCTGTCCCACCTTCACTCTTTGTGAAAAATGGGTCGAATATCTTTTCCTTATCTTCATCTTTAATCCCGGGACCATCGTCTTCCACCTCAATAAATAACTTTTCGCTTGTTCCATAAACATTTATCACAACGGAGTTTTCTGCCCATCTGACAGCATTCTTCAAAACATTTGAAACAGCAGACTCAAATCCTTTCTCATCTATAAAGATGTATGGACTTCCCACAACATTGAGTTTTACAATTCCTTTTTTATCATACAGATTCACTATTCTGTTTAACATATCTTTCACATTTATTTTTATTTTCTCTGCTTCCCTTGGTCTGGACAGGAGAAGAAAATCAGATAAAAGTCTGTTCAGCCTTGTTGATTCTTCTTTTATCATATTTATCAGCTTTGGATTGATATTCCCCTCAGACAAAAGGTCCGCCGCCGCCTTTATAGAAGAAAGAGGATTTCTTATCTCATGGGCAAGTTCTGCACTCATTCTGTAAAGTTTCTTGTACAGCTGACTTTCCCTTTTTTCCTCTTCTAACTTTTTGATGTATCTCTGCTGTTTTTCCATCTCTTTTTTAAGTTTTATTCCTGCAGTTGTAATAACAATAAATGCAAAGCTATTCAGGACAAAATTAAGATAACCTGTCTGTTGATACTCATTGTAAAATGTAAATATGAGGAGATACTCTATTATTGTGATAATGGAAACTGTATAGGCATAAACTGATCTGAAGCTAAATCCAGAAAAAAACAGTGGAAACAGGTAGAGTATAGAAAAGTATTTCAGACGGCTAAAATCTGTAAATATAAAGCCAGATATAAATGTTACATCAAGGATTGTATCAAAAATTGTTGTTCTGCTGATAAATATAGTTAGAAAACTGATTCCTGTATAGATAAAAAGTATAAATGCTGAAACAATCTGGGATGAATTTCTTATTCCTTCCGTCCCTGCAAACACACTGAATGTTACAAGAAGAGCAAAAGAAAATAAAAATCTAAATATCTTATAGTTAGAAAAAGTATGCTCTAACTGCACATAATATACCTGCTAATCAGATTTTCTCATTATTACAGCTCTACCCTTTGCAATTTCATCAATAGCTATAACTGTTTTCTTCAGTGGAATACCCTCTTCTGTTACATAACTCTCTGCACCTGTTTCATAAAGTTCCTTTGCAAGTTTTGCTGCAGCATGAACAAGCTCATATCTATTGTTAACTCTTTTTAATGCCTGTTCAATTAATGGTCTCTTACTCAAAAGCATACCTCCAGTTGATTTTTCCAGATAGTATAATATATCACTCTTCGTTTTTCAGTTCCATATATGTCAGCTTCAACACAAAATAGATGAACAATCCTGAAGTTATCCCCAGGATGTCAGCAGTTACGTCTCCGAACTCAGCAGACCTGTATGGAAGAAAATACTGAACAAACTCAATAAAGACACTCAGAAAAAGAGAATAAAAGAAGTTTCCCCAGTAAGACGTTTTATAGGCCTCTTTAAATAAAATGGAAAATACAAAAAACTCAACAAAATGGTTTATTTTATCGGATGTTGGCAGCTCTACACCTAACGGTGCAAAGGAAAATAAAAGCATAAACACCAGATAAACCCAGAATACTGTTTTAATCATTCCACTCATCTTTTAATAATCTCTTTAGCTTTTCATCTTTTATTAATTTTAGAGAAAATCTTTCTGTTTTGTGTCTATGTGAAATTATAATACATTTTACATCATTCTTTGCCTTTTCTAAGACATCATTAACTACAACATAATCATACCTTTTATACTGTGGTATCTCTTTTTTTGCTGTCTCTATCCTTTTTTTTATCTCTTCAGGACTGTCTCCTCTATTTTCCATCCTTTTTATTAGTTCATCCAGTGAGGGAGGAAGAAGAAAAATAGAAACCACATCACTTTTTTTCGATTTTATCTGGAGCATACCCTGAACATCAATAACGAGGAGAAGGTCAAAACCTTTTGATAGCTCCTTTTCTACCTCTTCTTTAGGAGTTCCGTAGTAATTTCCATGAACAACAGCGTACTCTAAGAATTTTCCTTCTTCTATCCTTTTTTTAAACTCATCTTCTGTAAGAAAGTAGTAATCAACTCCATCCTTTTCTCCAGTCCTTGGTTTCCTCGTAGTACATGTTATGACTCTTTTGAGATTTGGAATTTCCTTTATGAGAAGGTTTGCAATAGTAGTCTTGCCCCCTCCAGCAGGAGAGGACAGTATAAAAAGTTCCCCTTTCATTTATCTCCCAACACCTGCGATGAGAAGGGAGCTAAGTATCTGTGATATGTCCCAGAAAACAGTTGGATATATACCTAATATGAGTATAAATACTGCCATAAACGCCAGTGTAAACGCTTCCCCGACAGATAGTTCAACCTTAGCTTTACTTTTTGGCTCATGCATATACATGTATATCACAACCCTTAAGTAATAACCTGCAGATACTATACTCATAACTACAAGGACAACAGCAAGCCACCATATGTCAGAATTAATAAGGGCAATAAACACACCAAGCTTTCCAAAGAAACCTACCGTTGGCGGAATACCGAGCATAGAGAACATAAATATCAGCATAAACAGAGCAAGAACTGGACTTCTCTTTGCAAGACCTCTGAAATCATTGATGTTGTTATTCCAGCCGTGCTGTCTTTCCATTGCAGATAGGAAAATAAAACCTCCTAAGCCCATAAATATATAAACGAGGGAGTAAAAAATCAAAGCTGTAAATGCAGCTCCTGTAGGTGCTGCCATGGCAGCCAGTATATAACCTGAATGGGCAATAGAGGAGTAGGCAAGCATTCTCTTAACATTTTCCTGCCTTAAAGCCACAAAATTACCAAAAATCATAGAAGCTGCCGCAAGAAGTGCCCATCCTGTATTCCACACTTCGTATGCAAATGGGAATGCCTCCACCATAACTCTCAGTATTACGGCAAATACAGATATCTTGGCTGCAACAGCCATAAAAGCTGTTATAGGAGTTGGAGCTCCCTGATATGAGTCAGGCGTCC contains the following coding sequences:
- the tsaE gene encoding tRNA (adenosine(37)-N6)-threonylcarbamoyltransferase complex ATPase subunit type 1 TsaE, producing the protein MFEKRIKIKSPDQLKQFASTLSSCLKGNELILLTGDLGSGKTTFTKFLVSSIDSEAGEDVNSPTFSIMNVYETDRFPIYHIDLYRVKQFDLSDVLDNGLVIVEWPDESMYEIENTPILILDFFITEDEGREINIRLKNADYVRKCIR
- the ffh gene encoding signal recognition particle protein — protein: MFELLTEKFSSVVEKLRKAKRLDEKTIEEALKDIRRALLEADVNIEVVKQFLNDVKQKLVGQELIKGLSAGETVIKLIYDELLNILGEESPLSRSEKPPTVIMLVGLQGTGKTTTAGKLAKWLKSKGYAVGVVSTDVRRPAAGKQLCTLAQTIDVPCFIDEEEKDAVKLTEKVIRKARDAGLSHIILDTAGRLHIDEELMEELVKIKEKVNPAEVLYVADAMQGQDAINTAEEFHKRVGLTGVILTKLDGDAKGGIALSVRKVIGVPIKFIGVGEKIEDFEQFHPDRIAQRILGLGDIQTLMEKMQAAVDEEKAQEMAKRVMNAEFTLDDLKEQLQMIRNLGPLENILKMIPGVGSKIKDLKVDEKQFIKIEAIINSMTPEERANPHIINGSRKRRIARGSGTTIVDVNRLLKQYKEMKKMMKKMKKSGKMKLPFNMPNLPF
- a CDS encoding KH domain-containing protein yields the protein MSKLQELVEFVAKSLVDHPEKVEVKEIEGEKTTVIELKVAPEDLGKVIGRQGRTARAVRTLLAAVARKQNKRAVLEILE
- the speE gene encoding polyamine aminopropyltransferase, with amino-acid sequence MLWFTEHWTENVGLTVRATEVKRIQSKYQEILILDTPEFGKMLVLDGLIQTTEKDEFIYHEMLAHPAMLMHKKPERVLVIGGGDGGTVREVLKHETVKEVHLCEIDEEVIIVSEKYFPSIAGKLKDPRVKIFIEDGNRFLEEKKDYYDVIIMDSSDPVGASEVLFSEDFYKKVKQSLRKDGIMVAQTESPVLQENYFKKAYSQITKVFRNVGVYLAYVPTYPSGMWSFTIASDYVDVSSASVNKSRIDRLETRYFCDKIFDCLFALPKFVQDMLKKP
- the rpsP gene encoding 30S ribosomal protein S16, encoding MVRIRLSRAGRKKHPVYRMVVMDSRAPRESKYIDYIGTYDPILKTGNINVEKAKEWLAKGAQPTERALKILKQFGLEEQTSKAE
- a CDS encoding ADP-ribosylglycohydrolase family protein, giving the protein MKNRFRGVLVGAAVGDSMGMCVEELPMDEIILHYGDKITELCEPHPASPASFLKKGENSSEFEIVEMVAQSLAEKRRLDIRDIIERYIDWYEREETHSYVDPSFLVGIEALKEGREISRGGSSVEGVLPAIPVGMYHYTNPILAVEGTKAVVMLTHRNEIALDSASILAVAIGELLQGRFYLDEEYGYFIELLKTFVQREESKFYLDRVKALIEKDASYEDAIDEIGNGSYALEAVSQALFIFLKTPEDTETAVINAVNSYGNYGGDTDAIGLITGAFAGAYNGEESIPARWKTKLVKYKDIQKLADRLYRAVIH
- a CDS encoding pitrilysin family protein; translation: MIKNVLSNGVTVIFKETEGEGIIAGAVFIKGGSFEDPEGKKGLTNLTLSLLLKGSKNFSAYEINKVFEDSGGYISTSVGEEYSTIEFALRTEDFQKGMKVIKDMMFNPLFPEEKLEMEKRNVIAQIKAKREEGFSYAFDQLRKEMYRGTPYQYSPLGTEDDVNSITVKDVRKRWKELLKGGRFVVALVGDLSYKDAEVYIKKVFGALKRSDYRFPIYSYTITGKKCKTVKREGAQSTILVAYDAPEAGSKDYFSMKVLNGILGSGFTSRLFQELREKRGLAYAVGSFFPTRINMGRFIAYIGTAPEKTEESVKGIVKVVRSIEKGITDEELKTAKEKIIGHFLLEHQTRAKQAWYLGWFETIGLGYQMDSLYPEEINKVSKHDIYNVWKKYVPKGYRCVIVRP
- the hfq gene encoding RNA chaperone Hfq, with the protein product MAKKKGRLQEQFLNAIRKAKVRVNIYLVNGVKLEGKIRYFDPFTILIKEGPRQVLIYKHAITTVIPKQEIEFEYDQPED
- a CDS encoding cytochrome-c peroxidase, with protein sequence MRILKFALLSVAVASVSAVASDTDLLNKAKNYFKPLPKEIPAPKDNPTTAEKVELGKKLYYDPRLSLSGVISCNTCHNLATFGVDNVPTALGHEFKTGGRNSPTVLNAGFHIAQFWDGRAKTLEDQAKGPILAHVEMAMPNPEFVVLKLKTIPGYVKEFKKVFGGNDPITYDNVAKAIAAFERTLVTPSRFDKFLKGDTNALTKKEKEGLRLFIDKGCASCHNGVAVGGEMFAKFGIVKPYPTPDMGKYKVTKKEEDKYVFKVPSLRNIAMTYPYFHDGSVWDLKEAVRIMGETQLGIKLSHDEIDKIVAFLKSLTGEIPESARTVPVLPASSKDTPKPKLKIHD